From a single Solirubrobacterales bacterium genomic region:
- a CDS encoding cytochrome b N-terminal domain-containing protein, protein MKLLPTRKSKQSDAEPEANGEDSGMSARELAVHHSTHKAQDVAGWVDSRTNATGIYTAMLSRHVPKGTNWFYTLGSATMFIFAMQAITGVFLAMYYVPSITQAYGSITHLTNEVFMGEFVRGLHKWGASLMIILIFLHMGRTFFFGAYKYPRELNWIIGVVLLILTTVMGLTGYLLPFDQRSLWATVVANNITGTGPIVGPYLADFLRAGPEVGATTLSRFYSLHMMVVPGLIAALIGAHLFLVVKLGTTAPPWVRAGRPKGSRPSETVEAGVPATDGAGVTAEEALAPAEVDSPAAVADDAAEAGTDGEEVSS, encoded by the coding sequence ATGAAGCTCCTTCCCACCAGAAAGTCGAAGCAGTCCGACGCCGAGCCCGAAGCCAACGGTGAAGACTCCGGGATGTCGGCCCGCGAGCTGGCGGTCCACCACAGCACCCACAAGGCGCAGGATGTCGCCGGCTGGGTCGACTCGCGGACCAACGCCACCGGGATCTACACGGCGATGCTCTCCCGGCACGTGCCGAAGGGGACCAACTGGTTCTACACCCTCGGTTCGGCCACCATGTTCATCTTCGCCATGCAGGCGATCACCGGGGTCTTCCTGGCGATGTACTACGTACCCTCGATCACCCAGGCCTACGGTTCGATCACCCATCTGACCAACGAGGTCTTCATGGGCGAGTTCGTCCGCGGGCTCCACAAGTGGGGCGCCTCGCTGATGATCATCCTGATCTTCCTGCACATGGGACGCACCTTCTTCTTCGGGGCCTACAAGTACCCGCGTGAACTCAACTGGATCATCGGCGTGGTGCTGTTGATCCTGACCACCGTGATGGGCCTCACCGGCTATCTGCTGCCGTTCGACCAGCGGTCCCTCTGGGCCACCGTGGTTGCCAACAACATCACCGGCACCGGCCCGATCGTCGGCCCCTACCTGGCGGACTTCCTCCGGGCCGGACCGGAAGTGGGTGCGACCACGCTCTCCCGCTTCTACTCGCTTCACATGATGGTGGTGCCGGGGCTGATCGCCGCCCTGATCGGCGCCCACCTCTTCCTCGTGGTCAAGCTCGGCACCACCGCGCCACCCTGGGTCCGGGCCGGGCGCCCCAAGGGTTCCCGCCCGAGCGAAACCGTGGAAGCCGGAGTTCCGGCCACGGACGGTGCCGGGGTAACTGCGGAGGAAGCCTTGGCTCCGGCCGAGGTGGACTCACCGGCCGCCGTGGCCGATGATGCCGCTGAAGCCGGGACCGACGGAGAGGAGGTGTCCTCGTGA
- a CDS encoding c-type cytochrome, whose translation MNSREKEEYLREYEILKKKGKPFFPYAIMKDSVMMLIVAAVMIVMSIVMGAEQGPKADPTTTTYVPRPEWYFFYLFELLRVIKPPELTPIATIGIPTICMVLLLLLPFYDRGAERIPWKRPIASVTGILVMIAMAYLTYMGAVAGSPTEIEKPTASQYEAGKLITAESGCLACHSIGENGAHGGLGPDLTHIGAKLPRQAIKRSVAVGPGIMPSFDGLGEENLNQVADYLASLD comes from the coding sequence GTGAACAGTCGCGAAAAGGAGGAGTACCTCCGCGAGTACGAGATCCTGAAGAAGAAGGGCAAGCCGTTCTTCCCCTACGCGATCATGAAGGACTCGGTGATGATGCTGATCGTCGCCGCGGTCATGATCGTGATGTCGATCGTGATGGGGGCCGAGCAGGGTCCGAAGGCGGATCCGACGACCACCACCTACGTGCCCCGGCCGGAGTGGTACTTCTTCTACCTGTTCGAGCTGCTCCGGGTGATCAAGCCGCCGGAGCTCACCCCGATCGCCACGATCGGCATCCCCACCATCTGCATGGTTCTGCTCCTGCTGCTGCCGTTCTACGACCGCGGTGCCGAGCGGATTCCCTGGAAGCGCCCGATCGCTTCGGTCACCGGCATCCTGGTGATGATCGCGATGGCCTACCTCACCTACATGGGCGCGGTTGCCGGCTCCCCGACCGAGATCGAGAAGCCGACCGCCTCGCAGTACGAGGCGGGCAAGCTGATCACCGCGGAGTCCGGCTGTCTGGCCTGCCACTCGATCGGCGAGAACGGGGCCCATGGCGGTCTTGGACCGGACCTCACCCACATTGGAGCGAAGCTCCCCCGTCAGGCGATCAAGCGTTCGGTCGCGGTCGGCCCGGGGATCATGCCGTCATTTGACGGACTGGGCGAGGAAAACCTGAACCAGGTCGCCGACTACCTCGCCTCGCTCGACTAG
- the ubiE gene encoding bifunctional demethylmenaquinone methyltransferase/2-methoxy-6-polyprenyl-1,4-benzoquinol methylase UbiE gives MTDAPPERGDEQFADEVNTMFDRISGVYDRMNRVMTAGLDQKWRRRAAERARLEPGMKALDLCCGTGDLSLALGERVGAEGAVTGADFSRPMLELAEQKAAAAGLAQIDFQWADALDLPFKDESFDAVTIAFGARNLADLDRGLAEMKRVLVPGGRLVILEITQPRRQPLAGFFALWFDRIVPQIGKLAGDSSAYTYLPESVRSFPDAPALADRMHAAGLRHLRWTLMAGGIIAIHSGVR, from the coding sequence ATGACCGACGCCCCTCCGGAACGGGGAGACGAGCAGTTCGCCGACGAGGTGAACACGATGTTCGATCGGATCAGCGGGGTGTACGACCGGATGAACCGGGTGATGACCGCCGGACTCGACCAGAAGTGGCGCCGGCGGGCAGCCGAACGGGCCCGGCTCGAGCCGGGGATGAAGGCACTCGATCTCTGCTGCGGGACCGGGGACCTCAGTCTCGCCCTGGGCGAGAGAGTCGGGGCCGAAGGTGCCGTCACCGGAGCGGACTTCTCCCGCCCGATGCTGGAACTGGCCGAACAGAAAGCCGCAGCAGCCGGCCTTGCCCAGATCGATTTTCAGTGGGCCGATGCGCTCGATCTCCCGTTCAAAGACGAAAGCTTCGATGCGGTCACGATCGCCTTCGGTGCCCGGAACCTGGCTGATCTCGACCGTGGTCTGGCGGAAATGAAACGGGTTCTGGTTCCCGGTGGCCGTCTGGTCATCCTCGAGATCACCCAGCCCCGCCGTCAACCGTTGGCCGGCTTCTTCGCGCTCTGGTTCGACCGGATCGTGCCGCAGATCGGCAAGCTCGCCGGCGACTCCTCCGCCTACACCTACCTGCCGGAATCGGTCCGCAGCTTTCCCGATGCCCCGGCTCTCGCCGACCGGATGCACGCCGCCGGGCTGCGTCACCTGCGCTGGACCCTGATGGCCGGCGGCATCATCGCGATTCACTCCGGCGTCCGATGA
- a CDS encoding polyprenyl synthetase family protein, with protein MSSRPPRPEPVTAVIDTAGSWLPQRMAEVETGLSEAASLRGPLASDAVATLEAGGKRMRPMLVLLCAGPEAGDAAVRFGVAVELIHMASLVHDDVLDRAPLRRGRPTVYAKAGRERATKLGDRLFATAFGLLVRGGDSDAVTRLSATAVDLARGELLQRQGAWNLALTESEYLRRCGLKTGRLFEVACELGLQSVSPDRPDRIRQIGRFGHRIGTAFQLLDDVLDIAGPAERTGKARGTDLLDGTVTLPLIEAIARDPGLASLDLRDLDEPGAEKVCDRIAATGALEATRQQAIELIERAKQGLEGLTSDPAQRDLLELIADGVVQRYS; from the coding sequence ATGAGCTCCCGTCCACCCCGGCCGGAACCGGTTACCGCGGTGATCGACACCGCCGGGAGCTGGCTCCCGCAGCGGATGGCCGAAGTCGAGACCGGTCTCTCCGAAGCGGCATCTCTTCGCGGCCCTCTCGCCTCCGACGCGGTAGCCACCCTCGAAGCCGGGGGCAAGCGGATGCGGCCGATGCTGGTGCTGCTCTGCGCCGGCCCGGAGGCCGGCGATGCCGCCGTCCGCTTCGGGGTTGCGGTCGAACTGATCCACATGGCCAGCCTGGTTCACGACGACGTGCTCGACCGGGCACCGCTGCGTCGCGGTCGCCCGACCGTCTATGCGAAGGCCGGCCGGGAGCGGGCGACCAAGCTCGGGGACCGGCTCTTCGCAACCGCCTTCGGGTTGCTGGTCCGGGGCGGGGACAGCGATGCCGTGACCCGGCTCAGTGCCACCGCGGTCGATCTCGCCCGTGGCGAGCTGCTCCAGCGGCAGGGTGCCTGGAATCTGGCCCTGACCGAGTCCGAGTATCTGCGCCGCTGCGGCCTCAAGACCGGGCGTCTGTTCGAGGTTGCCTGCGAGCTCGGCCTCCAGTCGGTAAGCCCCGACCGACCGGATCGGATCCGGCAGATCGGACGCTTCGGACACCGGATCGGAACTGCCTTCCAGCTCCTCGATGACGTGCTGGACATCGCCGGACCCGCGGAGCGAACCGGCAAGGCTCGCGGCACCGACCTGCTGGACGGCACCGTCACCCTGCCCCTGATCGAGGCGATCGCCCGCGATCCCGGCCTGGCCTCACTCGACCTCAGGGATCTCGACGAACCGGGAGCGGAGAAGGTCTGCGACCGGATCGCCGCCACCGGCGCCCTCGAAGCAACCCGCCAACAGGCGATCGAGCTGATCGAGCGGGCCAAGCAGGGGCTGGAAGGCCTCACCTCCGACCCCGCCCAGCGTGACCTGCTCGAACTGATTGCCGACGGGGTAGTCCAGCGCTACTCCTAG
- the dcd gene encoding dCTP deaminase: MVLSDRTIAEQIEGGRIEIDPFDPGMIQPSSIDLRVDSRYRVFNNSRYPYIDVRQPMEDLTELVDTGPDEPFILHPGEFVLGQTLERVTLPTDLVARLEGKSSLGRLGLLIHSTAGFVDAGFSGNLTLELSNVANLPITIYHAMPIGQLSFMQMDRAVESAYGSTEKHSKYQGQAEPTASRYYLNFEK; the protein is encoded by the coding sequence ATGGTTCTGAGTGACCGCACCATTGCGGAGCAGATCGAGGGAGGCAGGATCGAGATCGACCCCTTTGACCCGGGGATGATCCAGCCCTCCAGCATCGACCTGCGGGTCGACTCGCGCTACCGGGTTTTCAACAACAGCCGCTACCCGTACATCGACGTGCGCCAGCCGATGGAGGACCTGACCGAACTGGTGGACACCGGCCCCGACGAACCCTTCATCCTCCATCCGGGCGAGTTCGTGCTGGGGCAGACCCTCGAACGGGTCACCCTGCCGACCGATCTGGTTGCCCGGCTCGAAGGCAAGAGCTCGCTCGGACGGCTCGGCCTCCTGATCCACTCCACCGCCGGATTCGTCGACGCCGGATTCTCCGGCAACCTCACCCTGGAACTTTCCAACGTGGCCAACCTGCCGATCACGATCTACCACGCGATGCCGATCGGCCAGCTCTCCTTCATGCAGATGGACCGGGCGGTCGAATCCGCCTACGGCAGTACCGAAAAGCACTCCAAGTACCAGGGACAGGCCGAGCCGACCGCCTCCCGCTACTACCTCAACTTCGAGAAGTAG
- a CDS encoding twin-arginine translocase TatA/TatE family subunit — MPNIGPLEIAIVLIIALLVFGPKRLPGLGRSLGRGLTEFREGLQNIGNPEDEEEDETEEDTAPPPALESGQPADVPPSQDEPEVTEVTATGDRGDDESAATPDGEAAPDRKA, encoded by the coding sequence ATGCCCAACATCGGCCCACTCGAGATCGCGATCGTCCTGATCATCGCGCTCCTGGTATTCGGCCCCAAGCGGCTGCCCGGCCTCGGCCGCTCGCTGGGCCGTGGCCTGACCGAGTTCCGTGAAGGCCTGCAGAACATCGGCAATCCGGAGGATGAGGAAGAGGATGAGACCGAGGAGGACACCGCTCCGCCGCCGGCCCTCGAGTCCGGCCAGCCCGCGGACGTTCCGCCTTCGCAGGATGAGCCCGAGGTGACCGAGGTCACCGCCACCGGGGACCGGGGCGACGACGAGTCGGCGGCCACCCCCGACGGCGAGGCGGCACCGGACCGCAAAGCCTGA
- the tatC gene encoding twin-arginine translocase subunit TatC, whose product MGKLKPVQHDDQLSLVDHLDELRTRLIWSLGALVIAFAVCFWQSSRILDIAAAPLPAAYQALIVLAPTEAFMTTLTVSVYAAIIVASPFITYQLFAYILPAFSQRERRAILPVLITIPALFVAGVVFAYFVVLPAAINFLLSFNSAQFEVQLRAREYYSFFSMTVLAGGIVFQLPVVLLALVRLRIVSVEQLRHNRRYAWLAIAVIAAALPGVDPISMLIEMVPLLILYELSILLARGIGQPKEDPSEELTIQEH is encoded by the coding sequence TTGGGCAAGCTGAAGCCGGTCCAGCACGACGATCAGCTCAGCCTGGTCGATCACCTCGACGAGCTCCGCACCCGGCTGATCTGGTCGCTCGGCGCCCTGGTGATCGCCTTCGCGGTCTGCTTCTGGCAGTCCAGCCGGATCCTCGACATCGCGGCCGCTCCGCTGCCGGCCGCCTACCAGGCGTTGATCGTGCTGGCCCCGACCGAGGCCTTCATGACCACCTTGACGGTCAGCGTGTACGCGGCGATCATCGTCGCCTCCCCGTTCATCACCTACCAGCTTTTCGCCTACATCCTGCCGGCCTTCTCCCAACGGGAACGGCGGGCCATCCTGCCGGTCCTGATCACGATCCCGGCGCTGTTCGTCGCCGGAGTCGTCTTCGCCTACTTCGTGGTCCTGCCGGCCGCGATCAACTTCCTGCTCTCCTTCAACAGCGCCCAGTTCGAGGTGCAGCTCCGGGCCCGTGAGTACTACTCCTTCTTCTCGATGACCGTGCTTGCGGGCGGGATCGTGTTCCAGCTTCCGGTCGTCCTGCTCGCCCTGGTCCGCCTGCGGATCGTCTCGGTCGAGCAGCTCCGGCACAACCGCAGATACGCCTGGCTGGCGATCGCAGTGATCGCCGCCGCACTGCCCGGAGTGGACCCGATCTCGATGCTGATCGAGATGGTGCCGCTCCTGATTCTCTACGAGTTGAGTATCTTGCTCGCTCGGGGGATCGGGCAGCCCAAGGAGGATCCGTCCGAAGAACTGACTATCCAGGAGCATTGA
- a CDS encoding multicopper oxidase domain-containing protein: MISGAASPTAPAPPTIRRTASIPIAALVALVGLVCLLVGPSAAGAAVVPVDLVAKQSVVKVAPGVKMRAWTFNGSVPGPVVRVTEGDTIQINLTNADQGTPGKKVKQCTKVRVKQRVKGKKKFRWITKKRCRTVKTPGRNAQPHSIDFHAAEIAPSQAFRSIPPGQTHTFSFVASRPGVYMYHCGTPMMLEHIAMGMYGAIVVDPAVPRPAASREVTIVQSEFYGKVKNGWLEPDRHSMMEGTPAYVTFNGEVGKYVRDPIDVPVGLKPAPPVRINFVNAGPNNFSAFHLVGTIFDEYLPDGHDSGLIEGVSTQTVAPGGGGIFEVRFAEPGKYPLVSHSMRDMEKGAMAMFEAE, translated from the coding sequence ATGATTTCCGGAGCGGCATCCCCCACAGCCCCTGCCCCGCCGACCATCCGACGAACGGCATCGATCCCGATCGCTGCCCTCGTGGCGCTGGTCGGTCTCGTCTGCCTGCTCGTCGGCCCGTCAGCGGCCGGCGCCGCCGTGGTTCCGGTCGACCTTGTGGCCAAGCAGAGCGTGGTCAAGGTCGCCCCCGGTGTGAAGATGCGGGCCTGGACCTTCAACGGGAGCGTGCCGGGGCCGGTGGTCCGGGTGACCGAGGGCGACACGATCCAGATCAACCTCACCAACGCCGACCAGGGAACCCCGGGCAAGAAGGTCAAGCAATGCACCAAGGTGCGGGTCAAGCAGCGGGTCAAGGGCAAAAAGAAGTTCAGGTGGATCACAAAGAAGCGTTGCCGCACGGTCAAGACCCCCGGCCGCAACGCCCAGCCGCACTCGATCGATTTTCACGCGGCCGAGATCGCACCCAGCCAGGCCTTCCGCTCAATTCCGCCCGGCCAGACCCACACCTTCAGCTTCGTCGCCAGTCGCCCGGGGGTGTACATGTACCACTGCGGCACGCCGATGATGCTCGAGCACATCGCGATGGGAATGTACGGAGCGATCGTGGTCGATCCGGCCGTACCGCGCCCGGCCGCCTCCCGGGAGGTCACCATCGTCCAGAGCGAGTTCTACGGCAAGGTGAAGAACGGCTGGCTGGAGCCTGACCGTCACTCGATGATGGAAGGCACTCCCGCCTACGTCACCTTCAACGGCGAGGTCGGCAAGTACGTCCGGGACCCGATCGACGTCCCGGTCGGGCTCAAGCCCGCCCCGCCGGTGAGGATCAACTTCGTCAACGCCGGGCCGAACAACTTCAGTGCCTTCCATCTGGTCGGGACGATCTTCGACGAGTACCTGCCTGACGGCCATGACTCCGGGCTGATCGAGGGGGTATCCACCCAGACGGTTGCCCCCGGCGGTGGCGGAATCTTCGAGGTCCGCTTCGCCGAGCCCGGCAAGTATCCGCTGGTCTCCCACTCGATGCGGGACATGGAGAAGGGTGCCATGGCGATGTTCGAGGCCGAGTAA
- a CDS encoding type II toxin-antitoxin system VapC family toxin, giving the protein MIVVDCSAIVDSLAVPDGSAELRALLSGEELNAPMLIDFEFVSAARGLRLGGVLSEARALDALTDFEDLRLQRWEQTATLRRRAFELRENLTAFDAAYVALAEALDCGLVTRDERLARSSGHLVATTVI; this is encoded by the coding sequence ATGATCGTTGTCGACTGTTCCGCAATCGTCGACTCGCTGGCGGTGCCCGACGGTAGCGCGGAGTTACGTGCGTTGCTGTCCGGGGAGGAGCTCAACGCCCCGATGTTGATCGATTTCGAGTTCGTCTCGGCAGCGCGGGGCTTGAGACTGGGCGGCGTTTTGAGCGAGGCCCGGGCTCTGGATGCGCTGACCGACTTCGAGGATCTACGACTTCAGCGCTGGGAGCAGACCGCGACACTACGCCGCCGCGCATTCGAGCTGCGGGAAAACCTCACCGCATTCGACGCCGCCTACGTGGCTCTGGCCGAAGCACTCGACTGCGGCCTGGTGACCCGGGACGAACGTCTGGCACGCTCCTCCGGGCACCTGGTGGCGACCACCGTGATTTAG
- a CDS encoding DEAD/DEAH box helicase, whose protein sequence is MSDSLLSSPWALTLDPARRDGRIVATAEEEGGRAEETPLPPDLEPRLTAALEANGIARLYSHQADCFRRAATENLVIATATASGKSLAFNLPVLNRIAPDPKARALYLYPTKALAQDQARALANLAPPELRPAIYDGDTPREERPQIRRRSNLVLTNPDMLHVGILPHHRNWGDFLANLEWVVIDEAHTYRGVFGSHVANVIRRLRRICRAYGREPGFLLASATIANPVELAEELTGLPFGLVDLDGAPSAGREIRLMNPPLIDPATGARRSSLAEAADLLADLVIAGVRTICFLRSRRGIELIHKFARERLTAKGHSDLAKRIATYRAGYTPAQRRKIEAELAGGELLAVAATNALELGIDIGHLDAAICVTFPGTVASLRQMWGRAGRNSRGLAIYIAGPDGLDQYFCRHPDEFLERPVEAAILDPRSPEIADRHLIAAGFELPLTGEDEAFFGDDLDRRTGALVTRGELRKSGRGLVPRRTRFAAGDVSLRFSSAESVAVIDRGSGEVIGTVELGRAFTTLHPGAIYMHLGSSWEVESLDPDFGQAVVRSFDGEWYTRPKLESDIFIEREQERRKVCGIELRFGELTVTDRVTGFQRILTADQEAIDLIELNLPEQEFRTRGLWYPVPTGLSGELPLKDLLGTLHAAEHTQIAVLPLIAMCDRWDIGGLSTNLHPQTGEPTIFIYDGHPGGIGLTRRGFREFERLTGDAARLIAECPCEAGCPSCVQSPKCGNLNEHLFKQGAADLLEAMVSAEAA, encoded by the coding sequence TTGAGCGACTCGCTGCTCTCCTCCCCCTGGGCGCTCACTCTCGATCCCGCCCGCCGCGATGGCCGGATCGTCGCGACCGCGGAGGAGGAAGGGGGGAGAGCCGAAGAGACCCCGCTTCCGCCTGATCTGGAACCACGACTGACGGCCGCGCTCGAAGCGAACGGGATCGCCCGGCTCTACAGCCACCAGGCCGACTGTTTCCGACGTGCCGCAACCGAGAACCTGGTGATCGCAACGGCGACCGCCTCCGGAAAGTCCCTGGCCTTCAACCTGCCGGTGCTGAACCGGATCGCCCCCGACCCGAAGGCCCGGGCGCTCTACCTCTACCCGACCAAGGCGCTGGCCCAGGACCAGGCCCGCGCCCTGGCGAACCTGGCCCCACCGGAACTGCGACCGGCGATCTACGACGGGGACACCCCGCGAGAGGAACGGCCGCAGATCCGACGGCGAAGCAACCTGGTCCTGACCAACCCCGACATGCTGCACGTCGGGATCCTGCCCCACCACCGGAACTGGGGTGACTTTCTGGCCAACCTGGAGTGGGTGGTGATCGACGAGGCCCACACCTACCGCGGGGTGTTCGGTTCGCACGTGGCGAACGTGATCCGGCGGCTGAGGCGGATCTGCCGGGCCTACGGCCGCGAGCCGGGATTTCTTCTCGCCTCGGCCACGATCGCCAACCCGGTCGAACTCGCCGAGGAACTGACCGGGCTCCCGTTCGGGCTGGTCGACCTCGACGGTGCCCCCTCGGCCGGACGGGAGATCAGGTTGATGAACCCGCCGCTGATCGACCCCGCGACCGGCGCCCGCCGTTCCAGCCTGGCCGAGGCGGCCGACCTGCTCGCCGACCTGGTGATCGCCGGGGTGCGGACCATCTGCTTCCTGAGAAGCCGCCGCGGGATCGAACTGATTCACAAGTTCGCCCGGGAGCGGCTGACCGCGAAGGGGCACTCCGATCTCGCCAAGCGGATCGCTACCTACCGGGCCGGCTACACCCCGGCCCAGCGCCGGAAGATCGAGGCGGAGCTGGCGGGAGGAGAGCTGTTGGCGGTCGCCGCGACCAACGCCCTGGAGCTGGGGATCGACATCGGTCACCTCGATGCGGCGATCTGCGTCACCTTCCCCGGCACGGTCGCCAGTCTCCGGCAGATGTGGGGCCGGGCCGGTCGTAACAGCCGCGGCCTCGCGATCTACATCGCCGGGCCGGACGGCCTCGACCAGTACTTCTGCCGCCATCCAGACGAGTTCCTTGAGCGGCCGGTCGAAGCGGCGATCCTCGACCCCCGCTCGCCGGAGATCGCCGATCGGCACCTGATCGCGGCCGGCTTCGAGCTCCCCCTGACCGGTGAGGACGAGGCGTTCTTCGGGGATGATCTCGACCGGCGGACCGGAGCACTGGTGACCCGCGGAGAGTTGCGAAAGAGTGGTCGGGGACTGGTGCCGCGGCGGACCCGATTCGCCGCGGGGGACGTTTCGCTCCGTTTCTCCTCGGCCGAGTCGGTGGCGGTGATCGATCGTGGCTCGGGCGAGGTGATCGGGACGGTCGAGCTCGGCCGGGCCTTCACTACCCTCCATCCCGGCGCGATCTACATGCACCTCGGCAGCTCATGGGAGGTCGAATCTCTGGACCCGGATTTCGGGCAGGCGGTGGTCCGCTCCTTCGACGGCGAGTGGTACACCCGGCCGAAACTGGAGAGTGACATCTTCATCGAGCGGGAACAGGAGCGAAGGAAGGTCTGCGGGATCGAGCTCCGTTTCGGGGAGTTGACGGTGACCGACCGGGTGACCGGGTTCCAGCGGATCCTGACCGCCGATCAGGAAGCGATCGACCTGATCGAACTCAACCTGCCGGAACAGGAGTTCCGGACCCGGGGGCTCTGGTACCCGGTGCCGACCGGACTGTCCGGTGAGCTGCCCCTGAAGGATCTGCTCGGGACCCTCCATGCGGCCGAGCACACCCAGATCGCGGTGCTGCCGCTGATCGCGATGTGTGACCGCTGGGACATCGGCGGCCTCTCGACCAACCTTCATCCCCAAACCGGCGAACCGACCATCTTCATCTACGACGGTCACCCCGGCGGGATCGGCCTCACTCGCCGCGGCTTCCGGGAGTTCGAGCGGCTGACCGGTGATGCCGCCCGACTGATCGCCGAGTGTCCCTGCGAGGCGGGCTGCCCCTCCTGTGTCCAGAGCCCGAAGTGCGGCAACCTGAACGAGCACCTGTTCAAGCAGGGAGCGGCCGACCTGCTGGAGGCGATGGTTTCTGCGGAGGCCGCTTAA
- the folP gene encoding dihydropteroate synthase, translated as MGAAGTTLRTAAGGLDLRNPVVVGVVNATPDSFSDRGDRSTAGSIRQVERHLEDGAGIIEIGGESNVTNRPAVAATEEINRVLPVIEAAVTTGAIVSVDTYKPEVAEAALKQGAAIINDISGGGNPELLAVCAAAGSGVVLMHTEVPPKTQRWDEELYPDGIADHLAGFFEERLTLLAEHGIDREQVVIDPGPDFAKTPRQTVDALRGLDRLAELDRPVMLAVSRKDFIGAIAHRRPSERAAGTFAALAFGLDRGARLLRVHDVAGTVDFLKVRAALRGEMEIDRGLRIAEEIRREPPAGEPAVS; from the coding sequence ATGGGCGCTGCCGGCACAACCTTACGGACCGCGGCGGGCGGACTCGATCTCCGGAACCCGGTGGTGGTCGGCGTGGTCAACGCCACCCCGGACTCCTTTTCCGATCGTGGCGACCGTTCCACGGCCGGATCGATCCGGCAGGTCGAACGGCACCTCGAGGACGGCGCCGGGATCATCGAGATCGGGGGCGAGTCGAACGTGACCAATCGGCCGGCGGTGGCAGCCACGGAGGAGATCAACCGGGTGCTGCCGGTGATCGAGGCGGCAGTGACGACCGGGGCGATCGTCTCGGTGGACACCTACAAGCCCGAAGTGGCCGAGGCTGCCCTGAAACAAGGGGCGGCGATCATCAACGACATCAGCGGCGGCGGGAATCCGGAGCTGCTGGCGGTCTGCGCCGCGGCCGGCTCCGGGGTGGTGCTGATGCACACCGAGGTTCCGCCGAAGACCCAGCGCTGGGACGAGGAGCTTTACCCGGACGGGATCGCCGATCACCTGGCCGGCTTTTTCGAGGAGCGACTGACGCTGCTGGCCGAACACGGGATCGACCGGGAGCAGGTGGTGATCGATCCAGGTCCGGACTTCGCCAAGACCCCCCGGCAGACAGTGGACGCACTGCGTGGCCTCGACCGGCTGGCGGAGCTCGATCGGCCGGTCATGCTGGCCGTGTCCCGCAAGGACTTCATCGGGGCGATCGCCCACCGGCGACCCTCGGAGCGGGCCGCCGGTACCTTCGCGGCCCTGGCCTTCGGGCTGGACCGTGGTGCCCGACTGCTGCGGGTCCACGATGTCGCCGGTACGGTTGACTTTCTCAAGGTGAGGGCGGCACTCCGGGGTGAGATGGAGATCGACCGGGGCCTGCGGATCGCGGAGGAGATCCGGCGGGAGCCCCCGGCCGGCGAGCCGGCTGTCTCTTGA